The proteins below are encoded in one region of Amycolatopsis magusensis:
- a CDS encoding SigB/SigF/SigG family RNA polymerase sigma factor — MSQESAPKARGEQYAHCAPLFEELAGLAPGDRRRDELRDRLVTEYLPVAEHIARRFSGRGENFDDLLQVARLGLINAVDRFEVGRGSEFLSFAVPTVMGEVRRYFRDSSWSVRVPRRLKELHLAISHATGELAQTLGRAPTPSEIADKLGMNADEVREGLVAGNAYQAVSVDKPVSSDSERLPLAETLGEEDTDLEAVENHAALRPLLAELPERERTILKLRFFGNMTQTQIADRLGISQMHVSRLLSQTLERLRGKLLADP; from the coding sequence GTGAGCCAGGAGTCGGCTCCGAAAGCCAGGGGTGAGCAGTACGCCCACTGCGCCCCGTTGTTCGAGGAACTCGCGGGCCTGGCGCCGGGCGACCGCCGCCGCGACGAACTGCGCGACCGCCTGGTCACCGAATACCTGCCGGTGGCCGAGCACATCGCCCGGCGGTTCTCCGGGCGCGGCGAGAACTTCGACGACCTGCTCCAGGTCGCCCGCCTCGGCCTGATCAACGCGGTGGACCGCTTCGAGGTCGGGCGCGGCTCGGAGTTCCTCTCCTTCGCGGTGCCCACGGTGATGGGCGAGGTCCGGCGGTACTTCCGAGACTCCAGCTGGTCGGTCCGGGTGCCGCGCCGGCTCAAGGAACTGCACCTGGCGATCAGCCACGCCACCGGGGAGCTGGCGCAGACGCTGGGCCGGGCGCCGACGCCGTCGGAGATCGCCGACAAGCTCGGCATGAACGCCGACGAGGTCCGCGAAGGACTGGTGGCGGGCAACGCCTACCAGGCGGTGTCGGTGGACAAGCCGGTCAGTTCGGACAGCGAGCGGCTGCCGCTGGCCGAGACGCTCGGCGAAGAGGACACCGATCTGGAAGCGGTGGAGAACCACGCGGCGCTGCGGCCGCTGCTGGCGGAACTGCCCGAGCGCGAGCGCACGATCCTGAAGCTGCGGTTCTTCGGGAACATGACGCAGACCCAGATCGCCGACCGCCTCGGCATCTCGCAGATGCACGTGTCGCGCCTGCTTTCCCAGACGCTGGAAAGACTTCGCGGCAAGTTGCTCGCCGATCCCTGA
- a CDS encoding 2Fe-2S iron-sulfur cluster-binding protein, translating into MEAEVTLRVDGQEHRLPVDTRTTLLDALRDRLGNPSPKKGCDHGQCGACTVLVGGRRVLSCLTLAVATGEDEVTTANGLAEDGELHPVQRAFISNDAFQCGYCTPGQICSAVGVLDEVARGWPSHATQDITEQPELDHDEIAERMSGNLCRCGAYPGIVAAIEEAGRA; encoded by the coding sequence ATGGAGGCCGAGGTCACGCTCCGGGTCGACGGGCAGGAGCACCGGCTGCCCGTCGACACCCGGACCACGCTGCTCGACGCCCTGCGCGACCGCCTCGGCAACCCGAGCCCCAAGAAGGGGTGCGACCACGGGCAGTGCGGCGCGTGCACGGTGCTCGTCGGCGGCAGGCGGGTGCTGAGCTGCCTGACGCTGGCCGTGGCCACCGGCGAGGACGAGGTCACCACGGCGAACGGGCTGGCCGAGGACGGTGAACTGCACCCGGTGCAGCGCGCGTTCATCTCCAACGACGCGTTCCAGTGCGGGTACTGCACGCCGGGCCAGATCTGCTCGGCCGTCGGCGTCCTCGACGAGGTGGCGCGGGGATGGCCGAGCCATGCGACCCAGGACATCACCGAGCAGCCGGAACTGGACCACGACGAGATCGCCGAGCGGATGAGCGGGAACCTGTGCCGCTGCGGGGCCTACCCCGGCATCGTGGCCGCGATCGAGGAGGCGGGCCGGGCGTGA
- a CDS encoding phosphoribosyltransferase gives MFTDRRDAGRQLAGQLAGRWHEPLVLGLARGGVPVAAVIAAELEASLDVAVARKIGAPGQPEWGIGAVTAAGPPIFDQVSVSRLGLSEDQLVALCEEERAEAARRVELYADGRAPEPRAGREVIVVDDGLATGVTAIAALRALRAESPRSLTFATPVGAPEAVERVRREADDLVCLAVPPHFTAVGRWYGDFAQTSDTEVIGLLGNARQFS, from the coding sequence GTGTTCACCGATCGCCGGGACGCGGGACGGCAACTCGCCGGGCAGCTGGCCGGGCGGTGGCACGAACCGCTGGTGCTGGGCCTGGCCCGGGGCGGGGTGCCGGTGGCGGCCGTGATCGCCGCCGAGCTCGAGGCCTCGCTGGACGTGGCCGTGGCCCGCAAGATCGGGGCACCGGGCCAACCCGAATGGGGGATCGGCGCGGTGACCGCCGCCGGGCCGCCGATCTTCGACCAGGTGAGCGTCTCGCGGCTTGGATTGTCCGAGGACCAGCTGGTGGCCCTGTGCGAGGAGGAACGCGCCGAAGCGGCTCGCCGCGTCGAGCTCTACGCGGACGGCCGCGCGCCCGAACCCCGTGCCGGACGCGAGGTCATCGTGGTCGACGACGGCCTGGCCACCGGCGTGACGGCCATCGCCGCCCTGCGTGCCCTCCGCGCCGAGTCACCGCGCTCGCTGACCTTCGCCACGCCGGTGGGCGCTCCCGAGGCGGTCGAACGCGTGCGACGCGAGGCCGACGACCTGGTCTGCCTCGCCGTGCCGCCGCACTTCACCGCCGTCGGCCGCTGGTACGGCGATTTCGCCCAGACGAGCGACACCGAGGTCATCGGGCTGCTGGGCAACGCGCGCCAGTTCAGTTGA
- a CDS encoding methyltransferase, which translates to MPTLRFPGARTDTTLLTKALADARVRPGARVLDLGTGSGPAAAAREGAAEVVAIERCRRAVLSARLNGSLRRLPVHAFRGDPAGRGRLGRFDVVLANPPYVPGPDGRRYLDPLCARARDLLARHGTMLMLHSSLCDPAATLTELRRQRLRAGVVARQLVPFNPVLDGQKRYLERAGLIEPGQDFEEVLVIRADRSGCAA; encoded by the coding sequence GTGCCCACTCTGCGATTCCCCGGTGCCCGTACCGATACCACCCTGCTCACCAAGGCACTGGCGGACGCCCGCGTCCGGCCCGGTGCCCGGGTCCTCGACCTGGGCACCGGTTCGGGCCCGGCGGCCGCGGCCCGCGAGGGCGCCGCCGAGGTGGTCGCCATCGAACGCTGCCGCCGGGCCGTGCTCAGCGCGCGGCTCAACGGTTCCCTGCGCAGGCTGCCGGTGCACGCGTTCCGCGGTGATCCGGCCGGGCGCGGGCGGCTGGGCCGGTTCGACGTGGTGCTGGCGAATCCGCCGTACGTCCCCGGCCCGGACGGCCGCCGGTACCTGGATCCGTTGTGCGCCAGGGCCCGCGACCTGCTGGCCCGGCACGGGACGATGCTCATGCTGCACTCTTCGCTGTGCGACCCGGCCGCCACGCTGACCGAACTCCGGCGGCAACGGCTGCGCGCGGGTGTGGTGGCGCGTCAGCTGGTGCCGTTCAACCCCGTCCTGGATGGACAGAAGCGTTACCTGGAGCGGGCCGGGCTGATCGAGCCGGGCCAGGACTTCGAAGAGGTGCTGGTGATCCGCGCCGACCGAAGCGGTTGCGCGGCTTAG
- a CDS encoding ATP-binding protein — protein sequence MADTELSGQIDALLTEHVELSVPARLEHLPLLRMLAEAVATKEDFDLDAIADFKIAVDEVASWLVHHAEVGSSVSCRYRLSAGELAVSVSAPTADQAVPETDGFGWHVVKTVTDSASYQVTEQGGRVVTIDLVMATRTGGQ from the coding sequence ATGGCCGATACTGAACTGAGCGGGCAGATCGACGCCCTGCTCACCGAGCACGTCGAACTCAGCGTTCCCGCCCGGTTGGAGCACCTCCCCCTGCTGCGGATGCTCGCCGAGGCGGTGGCCACGAAGGAGGATTTCGACCTCGACGCCATCGCCGATTTCAAGATCGCCGTGGACGAGGTCGCCTCCTGGCTGGTCCACCACGCCGAGGTCGGCTCCAGCGTCAGCTGCCGCTACCGGCTCTCCGCCGGTGAGCTGGCGGTTTCGGTGTCCGCGCCGACCGCGGACCAGGCCGTGCCCGAGACCGACGGCTTCGGCTGGCACGTGGTGAAGACGGTCACCGACTCCGCCTCGTACCAGGTGACCGAGCAGGGAGGCCGCGTGGTCACCATCGACCTGGTGATGGCCACGAGGACGGGGGGCCAGTGA
- a CDS encoding xanthine dehydrogenase family protein molybdopterin-binding subunit, translating into MTARAIGQSLPRRDGRAKVTGTATYAYETPVDRPAYCHPVQADIARGRVTWLNTAEAEKLPGVLAVLTEANAERLASTEDAELAVLQSAEVAFRGQLIGAVLAETAEVAREAADLVEVTYVEQEHETELTADGDYDADTTGDVETAFAEADVVIDQTYRTAMYHNNPLEPHATTALWQDDGTLTLWESTQGVHPARAKVAEVFGLDSEQIRVICPFVGGGFGSKGMPHANVILATMAARALPGRPVKLALTRQQMFSLTGYRTPTIQRTRLAADRDGRLSAIAFDVAEQTSRIKEYAEESGKPSRTMYAAPNRRVAHRLSALDVPVPSWMRAPGECPGMFGPEVAMDELADALGMDPIELRLRNDPDTDPESGKPFSSRNLAECLRTGAERFGWAERGPRREGDWLVGYGVAASVYPVNRSPESTAAIRFHGGRYTVDIGAADLGTGTWTTLPQIAADALGVPVGEVEVRIGDTDYPNASVAGGSSGMITWGSAVVDAALAFREKFGTEPADGDEAEGSVSQNPDEERFAMSAFGAQFAEARVHADTGEARVPRLHGVFAVGRVINPRTARSQLVGGMTMGLSMALHEQSVLDPRFGHVVNHDLAEYHITANADVGEITADWLDEHDPYVNAMGAKGIGEIGIVGTAAAVVNAVHRATGVRVRELPVTLDKLLPGLSSPGPRRAT; encoded by the coding sequence GTGACCGCCCGCGCGATCGGCCAGTCCCTCCCCCGCCGCGACGGGCGGGCCAAGGTGACCGGCACGGCCACCTACGCCTACGAGACCCCGGTCGACCGGCCCGCCTACTGCCACCCGGTACAGGCCGACATCGCGCGTGGCCGGGTGACCTGGCTGAACACCGCCGAGGCGGAGAAGCTGCCCGGGGTGCTCGCGGTGCTCACCGAAGCGAACGCCGAGCGCCTCGCGTCCACAGAGGACGCCGAGCTCGCCGTGCTGCAGTCGGCCGAGGTCGCCTTCCGCGGGCAGCTGATCGGCGCGGTGCTGGCCGAGACCGCCGAAGTCGCCCGTGAGGCCGCGGATCTGGTCGAGGTCACCTACGTCGAGCAGGAGCACGAGACCGAACTCACCGCAGACGGCGACTACGACGCCGACACCACCGGTGACGTCGAGACCGCCTTCGCCGAAGCCGACGTCGTGATCGACCAGACCTACCGGACCGCGATGTACCACAACAACCCGTTGGAGCCGCACGCCACGACCGCGCTCTGGCAGGACGACGGCACGCTGACGCTGTGGGAGTCCACGCAGGGCGTGCACCCGGCCCGTGCCAAGGTGGCCGAGGTCTTCGGGCTGGACAGCGAGCAGATCCGGGTGATCTGCCCGTTCGTCGGCGGCGGGTTCGGCTCGAAGGGCATGCCGCACGCCAACGTCATCCTCGCCACGATGGCCGCCAGGGCGCTGCCGGGCCGCCCGGTGAAGCTCGCGCTGACGCGGCAGCAGATGTTCTCGCTGACCGGGTACCGCACGCCGACCATCCAGCGCACGCGGCTGGCGGCCGATCGCGACGGGCGGCTCTCGGCCATCGCCTTCGACGTCGCCGAGCAGACCTCCAGGATCAAGGAGTACGCCGAGGAGAGCGGGAAGCCGTCGCGGACGATGTACGCGGCGCCGAACCGGCGGGTGGCGCACCGGCTGTCCGCGTTGGACGTGCCGGTGCCCTCGTGGATGCGCGCCCCCGGTGAGTGCCCCGGCATGTTCGGGCCCGAGGTCGCGATGGACGAGCTGGCCGACGCGCTCGGCATGGACCCGATCGAGCTGCGGCTGCGCAACGACCCGGACACCGATCCCGAATCCGGCAAGCCGTTCTCCAGCCGCAACCTGGCCGAGTGCCTGCGCACCGGCGCCGAGCGGTTCGGCTGGGCGGAACGCGGGCCGCGGCGCGAGGGCGACTGGCTGGTCGGCTACGGCGTCGCCGCCTCGGTGTACCCGGTGAACCGGTCGCCGGAGTCGACCGCCGCGATCCGGTTCCACGGCGGGCGCTACACCGTCGACATCGGCGCGGCGGACCTCGGCACCGGCACCTGGACCACGCTGCCGCAGATCGCCGCCGATGCCCTCGGCGTGCCGGTCGGCGAGGTCGAGGTGCGCATCGGCGACACCGACTACCCGAACGCCTCGGTGGCTGGCGGGTCCTCGGGCATGATCACCTGGGGTTCGGCCGTGGTCGACGCCGCGCTCGCCTTCCGCGAGAAGTTCGGCACCGAGCCCGCCGACGGCGACGAAGCCGAGGGTTCGGTGAGCCAGAACCCCGACGAGGAACGGTTCGCGATGTCCGCGTTCGGCGCGCAGTTCGCCGAAGCCAGGGTGCACGCCGACACCGGCGAGGCGCGCGTGCCGCGCCTGCACGGGGTGTTCGCGGTGGGCCGGGTGATCAACCCCCGTACCGCCCGGTCACAGCTGGTCGGCGGGATGACCATGGGCCTGTCGATGGCGCTGCACGAGCAGAGCGTGCTGGACCCGCGCTTCGGCCACGTGGTCAACCACGACCTCGCCGAGTACCACATCACCGCCAACGCCGACGTCGGCGAGATCACCGCGGACTGGCTCGACGAGCACGATCCGTACGTCAACGCCATGGGCGCCAAGGGCATCGGCGAGATCGGCATCGTCGGCACGGCGGCGGCCGTGGTCAACGCGGTCCACCGGGCGACCGGGGTGCGGGTGCGGGAGCTGCCGGTCACCCTGGACAAGCTGCTGCCGGGGCTCAGCTCGCCGGGTCCCCGGCGAGCGACTTGA
- a CDS encoding TspO/MBR family protein translates to MTTTSGKPVSPALVLAGFIAAVAVVAVAGALASTDAPAVYASLNLPAWAPPAWLFGPVWTVLYLAIAVSGWLYWRAGGDRRGFTVYGVNLVLNLAWTPLFFGAGAYGVALADIALLDAAVVATILLFRRRSPLAAWLQVPYLAWVLFATALNTAIVVLN, encoded by the coding sequence ATGACCACCACCTCCGGCAAGCCCGTCTCCCCCGCGCTGGTCCTGGCCGGGTTCATCGCCGCGGTCGCCGTGGTGGCGGTGGCCGGCGCACTGGCTTCGACCGACGCACCCGCGGTCTACGCCTCGCTGAACCTGCCGGCCTGGGCCCCGCCCGCGTGGTTGTTCGGTCCGGTGTGGACGGTCCTGTACCTGGCGATCGCCGTGTCGGGCTGGCTGTACTGGCGCGCGGGCGGCGACCGCCGCGGGTTCACCGTGTACGGGGTGAACCTGGTCCTGAACCTCGCGTGGACGCCGCTGTTCTTCGGCGCGGGCGCCTACGGGGTGGCGCTGGCCGACATCGCGCTGCTCGACGCGGCCGTGGTGGCGACCATCCTGCTGTTCCGCCGCCGCTCCCCGCTCGCCGCCTGGCTGCAGGTGCCGTACCTGGCGTGGGTCCTGTTCGCCACGGCGCTGAACACCGCGATCGTCGTGCTCAACTGA
- a CDS encoding type 1 glutamine amidotransferase domain-containing protein has product MGSTLIGRAVAMLAADGVEQVELVEPRKAVEAEGATVTLVSLSSGEIQAMNSDLNPADKFPVDRVVSETSAAEFDALILPGGTINPDKLRLDESAVGFVRDFFAAGKPVGVICHGPITLIEAGVAKGRTLTSYPSIRTDLRNAGANVVDQEVVNDNGLVSSRNPDDLPAFCAKIVEEFAEGKHKVHDEGATA; this is encoded by the coding sequence ATGGGCTCCACACTGATCGGACGCGCTGTCGCCATGCTCGCCGCCGACGGGGTCGAGCAGGTCGAACTGGTCGAACCGCGCAAGGCCGTCGAGGCCGAGGGCGCCACGGTGACCCTGGTTTCCCTGTCGTCCGGCGAAATCCAGGCGATGAACTCCGACCTCAACCCGGCCGACAAGTTCCCCGTCGACCGGGTGGTCTCGGAGACCTCGGCCGCCGAATTCGACGCGCTGATCCTGCCCGGTGGCACGATCAACCCGGACAAGCTGCGGCTGGACGAATCCGCGGTCGGCTTCGTGCGCGACTTCTTCGCCGCGGGCAAACCGGTCGGCGTCATCTGCCACGGGCCGATCACGCTGATCGAAGCCGGGGTGGCCAAGGGCCGCACGCTGACCTCGTACCCGAGCATCCGCACGGACCTGCGCAACGCCGGGGCGAACGTGGTGGACCAGGAAGTGGTCAACGACAACGGCCTGGTCTCCAGCCGCAACCCCGACGACCTGCCCGCGTTCTGCGCGAAGATCGTCGAAGAGTTCGCCGAGGGCAAGCACAAGGTGCACGACGAAGGCGCCACCGCCTGA
- a CDS encoding SRPBCC family protein, producing the protein MRYADGPSVACELDVAAEAGRVWRLVTDIGVPARFSPELRRVRWLGEAAGPAIGAEFEGHNENPVLGTWRTIATVVEFDEPRAFAWAVADPDGRFGEVTGDPMATWRFGVEPAPGGVRVHHSVRVGPARSGLSLAIDRWPDKEEALLRHRLADLRAGMEQTLLGIKSLAGDPAS; encoded by the coding sequence ATGCGGTACGCGGACGGCCCCTCGGTGGCCTGCGAGCTGGACGTCGCGGCCGAGGCCGGGCGGGTGTGGCGGCTGGTCACCGACATCGGCGTGCCCGCGCGGTTCAGCCCGGAGCTGCGGCGCGTGCGCTGGCTCGGCGAGGCGGCCGGACCGGCGATCGGCGCGGAGTTCGAAGGGCACAACGAGAACCCGGTGCTGGGCACCTGGCGCACGATCGCCACCGTCGTCGAGTTCGACGAACCGAGGGCGTTCGCCTGGGCGGTCGCCGATCCGGACGGCCGGTTCGGCGAGGTCACCGGCGATCCGATGGCCACCTGGCGCTTCGGCGTCGAGCCGGCGCCCGGCGGCGTGCGGGTGCACCACTCGGTGCGCGTCGGCCCGGCGCGCTCGGGGCTGAGCCTGGCCATCGACCGGTGGCCGGACAAGGAGGAGGCGCTGCTGCGCCACCGCCTCGCCGATCTGCGTGCCGGGATGGAACAGACCCTGCTCGGCATCAAGTCGCTCGCCGGGGACCCGGCGAGCTGA
- a CDS encoding Ppx/GppA phosphatase family protein, with protein sequence MKLGVLDIGSNCAQLQIVDGAPGAPPLPAMAIKEPTRLAEEIGDDGELSERGVARVIRAVGQALVAARQNHVEELFVYATSAIRDAGNRDSVLDSIEAETGIRPQFLTGEDEAQLTYAAAHRWYGWSAGRILLLDIGGGSLEIALGRDAKPDLALSLPLGAGRLTRDFLPDDPPSGRQLRDLRRHVHATLREISDRLRWEGPAARAVVTSKTFKQLARVCGAAPQRKGPFVHRELSAADLRALVPELASQPAAKRAKLRGISASRAGQIVAGAVVAEQVMKAFDLTSVELCPWALREGIILRYLAGLPDQVPDLHLQPISGTVRPDDAVPLRPVADCELPIG encoded by the coding sequence ATGAAACTGGGTGTCCTGGATATCGGCTCCAACTGCGCCCAACTACAGATCGTCGACGGGGCGCCCGGTGCGCCGCCGCTCCCGGCGATGGCGATCAAGGAGCCGACGCGGCTGGCGGAGGAGATCGGGGACGACGGCGAGCTCAGCGAGCGCGGGGTCGCCAGGGTCATCCGCGCGGTCGGCCAGGCGCTCGTCGCGGCCCGGCAGAACCACGTGGAGGAGCTGTTCGTCTACGCCACCTCGGCCATCCGGGACGCGGGCAACCGGGACTCGGTGCTCGATTCGATCGAGGCGGAGACCGGGATCCGGCCGCAGTTCCTCACCGGCGAGGACGAGGCGCAGCTGACCTACGCCGCCGCGCACCGCTGGTACGGCTGGTCGGCCGGGCGGATCCTGCTGCTCGACATCGGCGGCGGCTCGCTGGAGATCGCGCTGGGCCGCGACGCCAAGCCCGATCTCGCGCTGTCGCTCCCGCTCGGCGCCGGCCGCCTGACCAGGGACTTCCTGCCCGACGACCCGCCGAGCGGCCGGCAGCTGCGCGACCTGCGGCGGCACGTCCACGCCACCCTCCGGGAGATCTCCGACCGCCTGCGCTGGGAAGGGCCCGCGGCCAGGGCGGTGGTCACCTCGAAGACGTTCAAGCAGCTGGCGCGGGTGTGCGGGGCGGCACCGCAGCGCAAGGGGCCGTTCGTGCACCGCGAGCTGAGCGCCGCCGACCTCCGGGCGCTGGTGCCCGAGCTGGCCTCGCAACCGGCGGCGAAACGCGCGAAGCTGCGCGGCATCTCGGCGTCGAGGGCCGGGCAGATCGTGGCCGGGGCGGTGGTGGCCGAACAGGTGATGAAGGCCTTCGACCTGACCTCGGTGGAGCTGTGCCCGTGGGCGCTGCGTGAGGGCATCATCCTGCGGTACCTGGCCGGGCTGCCCGACCAGGTACCCGACCTGCACCTGCAGCCCATCAGCGGCACCGTCCGCCCGGACGACGCGGTCCCGCTGCGCCCGGTGGCGGACTGCGAGTTGCCGATCGGGTAG
- a CDS encoding FAD binding domain-containing protein codes for MKPFDYRAPADAATAVRTVAADPSAVFLGGGTNLVDHLKLGITTPGLVVDVTALTSAEITGRHGGLRIGAAVRNSDLSADHRVRERYPVLAEAVLAGASGQLRNMATTGGNPLQRTRCVYFQDVTTPCNKRQPGSGCSAFGGYTRHHAVLGASPHCIATHPSDLAVALTALDAEVQVLGTTGERSIPFGELHRLPGEHPELDTVLDHGELITAIDLPEAPIAANSTYRKVRDRASYAFALVSVAAALRVEDGIVRDSRIAFGGVAHKPWRAHQAEAVLRDAPANEDTYREAAEAELAEAVAVDGIDGGNGFKIPLLTRTLVATLRDLAGEAR; via the coding sequence GTGAAACCGTTCGACTACCGCGCCCCCGCCGACGCGGCCACCGCCGTGCGGACCGTGGCCGCCGATCCGTCGGCGGTCTTCCTCGGTGGTGGCACGAACCTGGTGGACCACCTGAAGCTCGGCATCACCACGCCGGGGCTGGTGGTCGACGTGACGGCGCTGACCTCGGCGGAGATCACCGGGCGGCACGGCGGCCTGCGGATCGGCGCCGCGGTGCGCAACAGCGACCTCTCCGCCGACCACCGCGTCCGCGAGCGGTACCCGGTGCTCGCCGAGGCCGTGCTCGCCGGGGCTTCCGGGCAGCTGCGCAACATGGCCACCACCGGCGGGAACCCGTTGCAGCGCACCAGGTGCGTGTACTTCCAGGACGTCACCACGCCGTGCAACAAACGTCAGCCGGGCAGCGGCTGTTCGGCGTTCGGCGGCTACACCCGCCACCACGCCGTGCTCGGGGCCTCCCCGCACTGCATCGCCACGCACCCGTCCGACCTCGCGGTGGCGCTGACCGCGCTCGACGCCGAGGTCCAGGTGCTCGGCACCACCGGGGAACGCAGCATCCCGTTCGGCGAACTGCACCGCCTGCCTGGCGAGCACCCCGAACTCGACACCGTGCTGGACCACGGTGAGCTGATCACCGCGATCGACCTGCCCGAGGCGCCGATCGCGGCGAACTCCACCTACCGCAAGGTCCGCGATCGCGCGTCCTACGCGTTCGCGCTGGTCTCGGTCGCCGCCGCCCTCCGGGTCGAGGACGGGATCGTCCGGGATTCGCGGATCGCGTTCGGCGGGGTGGCGCACAAACCGTGGCGGGCGCACCAGGCCGAAGCGGTGTTGCGCGACGCGCCCGCGAACGAGGACACCTACCGGGAGGCGGCCGAAGCCGAACTCGCCGAAGCCGTCGCGGTCGACGGGATCGACGGCGGCAACGGGTTCAAGATCCCGCTGCTGACCCGCACCCTGGTGGCCACCCTGCGCGACCTCGCCGGGGAGGCCCGGTGA